From the Prunus dulcis chromosome 4, ALMONDv2, whole genome shotgun sequence genome, one window contains:
- the LOC117624477 gene encoding uncharacterized protein LOC117624477 isoform X2, with protein sequence MSTGRDRLLKNLKKFADFQYKIFTARYGQQLIDIFEFPVKLVLSPFTLAIDIAGSAPRGFGLPELVSKLSYMSIFAVATLGTYDIALELGKKVICQRNCGTCNGWQALRCTMCRGSGRVHYQVKNYTLKSGEKATAECIADAIADNRAELVHLPSSINLNAPLPSKDCPTCDGTGVMGCHECKDKLQVRISADDIMEPPWKAYNVLRKMDYPYEHIVHSMKDPSIAAFWLFTLPQVAGGFDFDDDVKKKIWWQYKESMRYDQLRDVVAKRKPGWENLQEALISIDPARAREDPVIVKNIPYYKAKKALEAEVMKLDPPPRPQNWGELDLPLNASSWSKEDLKNPEKFYEMTVLLNAQREIADKILDSQWENRWRQQRLNEMLEEKVRPYMQNIDSGILSQPIILPSQDQNQKTRQRRWWFF encoded by the exons ATGTCAACAGGAAGGGACCGTCTACTGAAGAACCTGAAGAAATTTGCTGATTTTCAATACAAGATCTTCACAGCTCGATATGGACAACAGCTCATTGACATTTTCGAGTTCCCTGTTAAGCTTGTTCTCTCTCCTTTCACTCTTGCCATTGACATTGCTGGCTCTGCTCCACGCGGGTTTGGTTTGCCCGAGTTGGTTTCCAAGCTCTCTTACATGTCAATCTTT GCAGTTGCTACCCTAGGGACTTATGACATAGCATTAGAGCTGGGAAAGAAGGTGATATGTCAGAG GAACTGTGGAACCTGCAATGGTTGGCAGGCATTGCGGTGTACCATGTGTAGAGGATCAGGGAGGGTGCACTACCAAGTGAAAAATTACACCTTGAAAAG TGGAGAGAAGGCAACAGCTGAATGTATTGCAGATGCCATTGCTGATAATCGGGCTGAGTTGGTTCACCTTCCATCCTCCATAAATCTTAATGCGCCATTACCATCTAAAGACTGCCCGACCTGTGATGGCACG GGTGTGATGGGCTGTCATGAATGCAAGGACAAATTACAAGTCAGAATCTCTGCAGATGAT ATCATGGAGCCTCCGTGGAAAGCCTACAATGTTTTGAGGAAGATGGACTACCCCTATGAG CATATAGTTCACAGCATGAAAGATCCCAGCATCGCTGCATTTTGGCTGTTTACCTTGCCTCAAGTTGCGGGTGGATTCGACTTTGATGATGATgtcaagaagaaaatttggtgGCAATACAAG GAGTCTATGCGGTATGATCAACTTCGTGATGTGGTGGCCAAGCGGAAACCTGGCTGGGAGAACTTGCAGGAA GCCTTGATCTCCATAGATCCTGCTCGAGCCAGGGAAGATCCTGTTATTGTAAAAAATATCCCTTACTATAAAGCCAAGAAAGCACTTGAAGCAGAAGTCATGAAGCTTGATCCTCCACCAAGGCCACAAAATTGGGGT GAACTGGACCTTCCATTGAATGCATCTTCTTGGAGCAAGGAGGATCTCAAAAATCCTGAAAAGTTCTATGAAATGACTGTTCTTCTAAAtgctcaaagagaaattgctGATAAAATTTTGGATTCACAGTGGGAGAATAGATGGCGCCAACAAAGG TTGAATGAGATGTTGGAGGAGAAGGTACGTCCATACATGCAGAACATTGACAGTGGGATCCTCTCTCAGCCTATTATATTACCATCACAAGATCAGAATCAGAAG ACGCGACAACGGAGATGGTGGTTCTTTTGA
- the LOC117624477 gene encoding uncharacterized protein LOC117624477 isoform X1: protein MSTGRDRLLKNLKKFADFQYKIFTARYGQQLIDIFEFPVKLVLSPFTLAIDIAGSAPRGFGLPELVSKLSYMSIFAVATLGTYDIALELGKKVICQRNCGTCNGWQALRCTMCRGSGRVHYQVKNYTLKSGEKATAECIADAIADNRAELVHLPSSINLNAPLPSKDCPTCDGTGVMGCHECKDKLQVRISADDIMEPPWKAYNVLRKMDYPYEHIVHSMKDPSIAAFWLFTLPQVAGGFDFDDDVKKKIWWQYKESMRYDQLRDVVAKRKPGWENLQEALISIDPARAREDPVIVKNIPYYKAKKALEAEVMKLDPPPRPQNWGELDLPLNASSWSKEDLKNPEKFYEMTVLLNAQREIADKILDSQWENRWRQQRLNEMLEEKVRPYMQNIDSGILSQPIILPSQDQNQKKTRQRRWWFF from the exons ATGTCAACAGGAAGGGACCGTCTACTGAAGAACCTGAAGAAATTTGCTGATTTTCAATACAAGATCTTCACAGCTCGATATGGACAACAGCTCATTGACATTTTCGAGTTCCCTGTTAAGCTTGTTCTCTCTCCTTTCACTCTTGCCATTGACATTGCTGGCTCTGCTCCACGCGGGTTTGGTTTGCCCGAGTTGGTTTCCAAGCTCTCTTACATGTCAATCTTT GCAGTTGCTACCCTAGGGACTTATGACATAGCATTAGAGCTGGGAAAGAAGGTGATATGTCAGAG GAACTGTGGAACCTGCAATGGTTGGCAGGCATTGCGGTGTACCATGTGTAGAGGATCAGGGAGGGTGCACTACCAAGTGAAAAATTACACCTTGAAAAG TGGAGAGAAGGCAACAGCTGAATGTATTGCAGATGCCATTGCTGATAATCGGGCTGAGTTGGTTCACCTTCCATCCTCCATAAATCTTAATGCGCCATTACCATCTAAAGACTGCCCGACCTGTGATGGCACG GGTGTGATGGGCTGTCATGAATGCAAGGACAAATTACAAGTCAGAATCTCTGCAGATGAT ATCATGGAGCCTCCGTGGAAAGCCTACAATGTTTTGAGGAAGATGGACTACCCCTATGAG CATATAGTTCACAGCATGAAAGATCCCAGCATCGCTGCATTTTGGCTGTTTACCTTGCCTCAAGTTGCGGGTGGATTCGACTTTGATGATGATgtcaagaagaaaatttggtgGCAATACAAG GAGTCTATGCGGTATGATCAACTTCGTGATGTGGTGGCCAAGCGGAAACCTGGCTGGGAGAACTTGCAGGAA GCCTTGATCTCCATAGATCCTGCTCGAGCCAGGGAAGATCCTGTTATTGTAAAAAATATCCCTTACTATAAAGCCAAGAAAGCACTTGAAGCAGAAGTCATGAAGCTTGATCCTCCACCAAGGCCACAAAATTGGGGT GAACTGGACCTTCCATTGAATGCATCTTCTTGGAGCAAGGAGGATCTCAAAAATCCTGAAAAGTTCTATGAAATGACTGTTCTTCTAAAtgctcaaagagaaattgctGATAAAATTTTGGATTCACAGTGGGAGAATAGATGGCGCCAACAAAGG TTGAATGAGATGTTGGAGGAGAAGGTACGTCCATACATGCAGAACATTGACAGTGGGATCCTCTCTCAGCCTATTATATTACCATCACAAGATCAGAATCAGAAG AAGACGCGACAACGGAGATGGTGGTTCTTTTGA